The following are encoded together in the Tepidiforma bonchosmolovskayae genome:
- a CDS encoding M20/M25/M40 family metallo-hydrolase — MPSHAIDWSAFADEAVDLLCRFIRVDTSNPPGNERLACDFLGDILRREGIPFELYDAGNDRVSLRAVLPGDGSKRPFMLLNHTDVVPVEREFWDDDPFGGAIRDGYIWGRGALDMKGLGIAQLMTFLTLRRLGLPLARDVVFFAQADEEAGSEYGMRFILREHPETMDAEYIINEGGAATTELFGVERPVYSIAVAEKGPLWLRLVAEGMPGHGSVPHDDNALDRLVRALARIQQWERPLTVSPVLEEYFARLARAGIYRGDPTPQGLAARAAEDPRIRAMLTNTISTTTARAGIKHNVIPARAEATLDIRLLPGVDPAEFQSELERVIDDPRVRIEQVHVRSSDTSPYDTELFRCIEQVIHEFTEDAVVVPGMTLGFTDSAETRNRGIISYGFSAGLTTPEVARGVHGHNERVSIEAFTLTCRLLWEVTHRMCVREPGA, encoded by the coding sequence ATGCCGTCACACGCCATCGACTGGTCCGCCTTCGCCGACGAAGCTGTCGACCTCCTCTGCCGCTTCATCCGGGTCGATACCTCCAACCCGCCCGGCAACGAACGGCTCGCCTGCGACTTCCTCGGCGACATCCTCCGCCGCGAAGGCATCCCCTTCGAGCTCTATGACGCCGGCAACGACCGCGTCTCCCTCCGTGCCGTCCTCCCCGGCGACGGCTCGAAGCGGCCCTTCATGCTCCTCAACCACACCGACGTCGTCCCCGTCGAGCGCGAATTCTGGGACGACGACCCCTTCGGCGGCGCCATCCGCGACGGCTACATCTGGGGCCGCGGCGCCCTCGATATGAAGGGCCTCGGCATCGCCCAGCTCATGACCTTCCTCACCCTCCGCCGGCTCGGCCTCCCCCTCGCCCGCGATGTCGTTTTCTTCGCCCAGGCCGACGAAGAAGCCGGCAGCGAGTACGGCATGCGCTTCATCCTGCGCGAACACCCCGAGACGATGGACGCCGAGTACATCATCAACGAAGGCGGCGCCGCCACCACCGAGCTGTTCGGCGTCGAACGGCCCGTCTACAGCATCGCCGTCGCCGAAAAAGGCCCCCTCTGGCTCCGGCTCGTCGCCGAAGGCATGCCCGGCCACGGCTCCGTCCCCCACGACGACAACGCCCTCGACCGCCTCGTCCGCGCCCTCGCCCGCATCCAGCAGTGGGAGCGGCCGCTCACCGTCTCGCCCGTCCTCGAAGAGTACTTCGCCCGCCTTGCCCGGGCCGGCATCTACCGCGGCGACCCCACCCCGCAGGGCCTGGCCGCCCGCGCCGCCGAAGACCCGCGCATCCGCGCCATGCTCACCAACACCATCAGCACCACCACCGCCCGGGCCGGCATCAAGCACAACGTCATCCCCGCCCGCGCCGAGGCCACCCTCGATATCCGCCTCCTTCCCGGCGTCGACCCCGCCGAATTCCAGTCCGAACTCGAACGCGTCATCGACGATCCCCGCGTCCGCATCGAACAGGTCCACGTCCGCTCCTCCGACACCAGCCCGTACGACACCGAGCTCTTCCGCTGTATCGAACAGGTCATCCACGAGTTCACCGAAGACGCCGTCGTCGTCCCCGGCATGACCCTCGGCTTCACCGACAGCGCCGAAACCCGCAACCGCGGCATCATCTCCTACGGCTTCTCCGCCGGCCTCACCACCCCCGAGGTCGCCCGCGGCGTCCACGGCCACAACGAACGGGTCAGCATCGAGGCCTTCACCCTCACCTGCCGCCTCCTCTGGGAGGTCACCCACCGGATGTGCGTCCGCGAACCCGGCGCGTGA
- a CDS encoding P1 family peptidase, whose translation MSAWRHGPRNAITDVPGIRVGHYTDRRAATGCTVILCAGAHAAAVDARGGAPGTRETDVLGLANLVRTCHAVVFAGGSAFGLAAAEGVMRWCAEHDIGVATTKRKVPIVSAAVLYDLALGDPHAFPGPQEGYLAAVRARRGAVAEGSVGAGTGATVAKLLGPERALKGGVGTASLVGPRGFVVGALAVTNAVGAVFDPATGECVAGPRGEAPGEFLSVPAALERRTAAMDALLQQPGAAPAVPAPPEPAGTLENTTLICVATSARLEPHELQRLAVHAHDGFARCVVPAHTRGDGDIAFALSMGETPAAPDDLLLLGALAAAAVETAVLRSVQLARGLKGVPAAADWRPGADG comes from the coding sequence ATGAGCGCCTGGCGCCACGGCCCGCGCAACGCCATCACCGACGTCCCCGGCATCCGCGTCGGCCACTATACCGACCGCCGCGCAGCGACCGGCTGCACCGTCATCCTCTGCGCCGGCGCCCACGCAGCTGCCGTCGACGCCCGCGGCGGCGCACCCGGCACCCGCGAGACCGACGTCCTCGGCCTCGCCAACCTCGTCCGCACCTGCCACGCCGTCGTCTTCGCCGGCGGCAGCGCCTTCGGTCTCGCCGCGGCCGAAGGCGTCATGCGCTGGTGCGCCGAGCACGACATCGGCGTCGCCACGACGAAGCGGAAGGTCCCCATCGTCTCCGCCGCCGTCCTTTACGACCTCGCCCTCGGCGACCCGCATGCCTTCCCCGGCCCGCAGGAGGGCTACCTCGCCGCAGTCCGCGCCCGCCGCGGCGCCGTCGCCGAAGGTTCTGTCGGTGCAGGCACCGGCGCCACCGTCGCCAAGCTGCTCGGCCCCGAGCGTGCCCTCAAGGGCGGCGTGGGCACCGCCAGCCTCGTCGGTCCACGCGGCTTCGTCGTCGGCGCGCTCGCCGTCACCAACGCCGTCGGTGCCGTCTTCGACCCCGCCACAGGCGAGTGCGTGGCCGGTCCCCGCGGCGAGGCCCCGGGCGAGTTCCTCTCCGTTCCCGCCGCCCTCGAACGGCGCACCGCCGCCATGGACGCCCTCCTCCAGCAGCCGGGTGCCGCGCCGGCCGTCCCTGCACCGCCGGAGCCCGCCGGCACGCTCGAAAACACCACCCTCATCTGCGTCGCAACCAGCGCCCGCCTCGAACCGCACGAACTCCAGCGCCTCGCCGTCCACGCCCACGACGGCTTCGCCCGCTGCGTCGTCCCCGCCCACACCCGCGGCGACGGCGACATCGCCTTCGCCCTCTCCATGGGCGAAACCCCGGCCGCGCCCGATGACCTCCTGCTCCTCGGCGCGCTCGCTGCCGCCGCCGTCGAGACTGCCGTCCTCCGCAGCGTCCAGCTCGCCCGGGGCCTCAAGGGCGTCCCCGCCGCCGCCGACTGGCGCCCCGGCGCCGACGGCTGA
- a CDS encoding histidine phosphatase family protein, with amino-acid sequence MPTEVLVIRHAETYGNIEGRFCGHSETDLTPRGIAQARALGLRLRGQQFDAAASSDLSRAILTARHALEHHPAPLDPLPDPRLREMHYGEWEGLPASDIAKTQADLLREFFTGRRHAAPGGESVQQLRERTAAALRDLVDRYQGGRLVVVSHGNAIAALLAELLGMPLERTWAFAVANTSVTRLTFGRSGRVTLAAFNDTAHLEGVELP; translated from the coding sequence GTGCCCACCGAAGTCCTCGTCATCCGCCACGCCGAAACGTACGGCAACATCGAAGGCCGCTTCTGCGGCCACTCCGAGACCGACCTCACCCCGCGCGGCATCGCCCAGGCCCGCGCCCTCGGCCTCCGCCTCCGCGGCCAGCAGTTCGATGCCGCCGCCTCCTCCGACCTCTCCCGGGCCATCCTCACCGCCCGCCACGCCCTCGAACACCACCCGGCCCCGCTCGACCCCCTGCCCGACCCGCGCCTCCGCGAGATGCACTACGGCGAATGGGAGGGCCTGCCCGCCAGCGACATCGCCAAAACCCAGGCCGACCTCCTCCGCGAGTTCTTCACCGGCCGGCGCCACGCTGCGCCCGGCGGCGAATCGGTCCAGCAGCTCCGCGAGCGGACCGCAGCCGCCCTCCGCGACCTCGTCGACCGCTACCAGGGCGGGCGGCTCGTCGTCGTCTCCCACGGCAACGCCATCGCCGCGCTCCTCGCCGAGCTGCTCGGCATGCCGCTCGAACGCACCTGGGCATTCGCCGTGGCCAACACCTCGGTCACCCGGCTCACCTTCGGGCGGAGCGGCCGCGTCACGCTGGCCGCCTTCAACGACACCGCCCATCTCGAAGGCGTCGAACTCCCGTAG
- a CDS encoding ATP-binding cassette domain-containing protein: protein MEVRFREVETRKQGRTVLEVPELALGRRATTAVLGPNGAGKTTLLRLAAGLERPARGEVLLDGEPAERAGPRRAAFAFQRAVFLRGTVRENLDLALRLRGADAAERRRRIARAAELCGVGQLLERDALHLSGGEAQRVNLARALALEADLVLLDEPLSGLDGPSRESLLADLPAMLAASRATVVLVTHDRDEALLLAQELVLLLGGRVEAQGPAGQVFRRPPTLAAAAFLGYTVVGRRAIRPGALALGGGTPVIRFTVERVVDLGTQLAAEGRAEGRVVRAAVPPGAAPPAPGDEAAASAPPDAVLTYGDDGRLAE from the coding sequence ATGGAAGTCCGCTTCCGGGAGGTCGAGACGCGGAAACAGGGGCGCACGGTGCTCGAGGTGCCGGAGCTGGCGCTCGGGCGGCGGGCGACGACGGCGGTGCTCGGCCCGAACGGGGCAGGGAAGACGACCCTTCTGCGACTGGCGGCAGGGCTGGAGCGGCCGGCGCGGGGGGAGGTGCTGCTCGACGGCGAGCCGGCGGAGCGGGCCGGGCCGCGGCGGGCGGCGTTCGCCTTTCAGCGGGCCGTCTTCCTGCGGGGGACGGTGCGGGAGAACCTCGACCTTGCGCTGCGGCTGCGCGGGGCAGATGCCGCGGAACGGCGGCGACGGATTGCCCGCGCGGCCGAGCTGTGCGGGGTCGGGCAGCTGCTCGAACGGGACGCGCTCCACCTCTCCGGAGGCGAGGCCCAGCGGGTGAACCTTGCCCGGGCGCTGGCGCTGGAGGCGGACCTCGTGCTGCTCGACGAGCCGCTCAGCGGGCTGGACGGGCCGTCGCGGGAGAGCCTGCTGGCCGACCTGCCGGCGATGCTGGCGGCGTCGCGGGCGACGGTGGTGCTCGTTACGCACGACCGGGACGAGGCGCTGCTGCTGGCGCAGGAGCTGGTGCTGCTGCTCGGCGGCAGGGTCGAAGCGCAGGGGCCGGCGGGGCAGGTCTTCCGCCGGCCGCCGACGCTGGCCGCTGCGGCGTTCCTCGGGTACACCGTCGTCGGGCGACGGGCGATCCGGCCGGGGGCGCTGGCGCTGGGGGGCGGGACGCCGGTCATCCGGTTCACGGTGGAGCGGGTGGTGGACCTCGGAACGCAGCTCGCAGCGGAGGGGCGGGCGGAGGGCCGGGTGGTGCGGGCGGCGGTGCCGCCGGGTGCAGCGCCGCCTGCGCCGGGAGACGAGGCAGCGGCTTCGGCCCCGCCGGATGCGGTGCTCACCTACGGCGACGACGGGCGGCTGGCGGAGTAG
- a CDS encoding ABC transporter permease, producing MGEFWAGLAEAVRLIVSGDREVREIALRTVYVSGAATALAMLAGVPAGYALARSRFPGRMLVLGAVNTGMGMPPVVVGLVVWLLLVRSGPLGGLELIYTKEAMVIAQFLIATPLVIGFTTAAVQALPPELPELLQMLGAGRLRRLWLLAREARLGLLAAVMAGFGGVVSEVGASMAVGGNLQGQTRVLTTAIVTETSRGNTERALALGIILLAMAFAVNLVLTRVQQRAR from the coding sequence ATGGGCGAGTTTTGGGCCGGCCTGGCCGAAGCCGTGCGGCTGATCGTCTCGGGCGACCGCGAGGTGCGGGAGATCGCCCTGCGGACGGTGTACGTCTCCGGGGCGGCGACGGCGCTGGCGATGCTGGCCGGGGTGCCGGCCGGGTACGCGCTGGCGCGGAGCCGGTTTCCCGGGCGGATGCTGGTGCTGGGCGCGGTGAACACCGGCATGGGCATGCCGCCGGTCGTGGTTGGGCTGGTGGTGTGGCTGCTGCTGGTGCGGTCGGGGCCGCTGGGCGGGCTGGAGCTGATCTATACGAAGGAGGCGATGGTCATCGCCCAGTTCCTGATTGCGACGCCGCTGGTCATCGGGTTTACGACGGCGGCGGTGCAGGCGCTGCCGCCGGAGCTGCCGGAGCTTCTGCAGATGCTGGGTGCGGGCCGGCTGCGGCGGCTCTGGCTGCTGGCGCGGGAGGCGCGGCTGGGGCTGCTGGCGGCGGTGATGGCCGGGTTCGGCGGGGTCGTGTCGGAGGTGGGCGCGTCGATGGCCGTGGGCGGGAATCTGCAGGGGCAGACCCGGGTGCTGACAACGGCGATTGTGACCGAGACGAGCCGGGGGAACACCGAGCGGGCGCTCGCGCTGGGGATCATCCTGCTGGCGATGGCGTTTGCGGTGAACCTCGTACTCACGCGCGTGCAGCAGCGGGCCCGCTGA
- a CDS encoding substrate-binding domain-containing protein translates to MSNEGARRVVRWRSRARLAARGVLGAAFALALIAAGCGGGGEAAGGPAKIGGSMILATTTSTQDSGLLDVLVPLFETQTGVQAKVIAVGSGAALEMARKGDADAVLSHSPAAEQELVERGDLVEGRLVMHNDFVLVGPKDDPARVRGAGSIEEAMRRIAASGGFVSRGDNSGTHATELALWKAAGIDPAGVPRREETGQGMGATLNIADQRRAYTLTDRATYLALRDRLSLAVVFEGAAPLLNIYHVYVVNPGKHRGVNAAQARAWAEFLVAPETQRVIGEFGKDRFGEPLFVPDAGKSVEDLGR, encoded by the coding sequence ATGTCGAACGAAGGAGCGCGTCGCGTCGTGCGCTGGCGGAGCCGGGCGCGGCTGGCAGCCCGGGGGGTGCTGGGTGCGGCGTTTGCGCTGGCGCTGATCGCGGCGGGCTGCGGGGGCGGCGGGGAGGCCGCCGGGGGGCCGGCGAAGATCGGCGGGAGCATGATCCTGGCGACCACGACGAGCACGCAGGACAGCGGGCTGCTGGACGTGCTCGTGCCGCTATTCGAGACGCAGACCGGGGTGCAGGCGAAGGTGATCGCAGTGGGCTCGGGGGCGGCGCTGGAGATGGCGCGGAAGGGCGACGCGGATGCGGTGCTGAGCCATTCGCCGGCCGCCGAGCAGGAGCTGGTGGAGCGGGGCGACCTGGTCGAGGGGCGGCTCGTCATGCACAACGACTTCGTCCTGGTGGGGCCGAAGGACGACCCGGCGCGGGTCCGCGGGGCGGGCAGCATCGAGGAGGCGATGCGGCGGATCGCGGCTTCCGGCGGGTTCGTTTCGCGGGGGGACAACTCGGGCACGCACGCCACGGAGCTGGCCCTGTGGAAGGCGGCGGGGATCGACCCGGCGGGCGTGCCGCGCCGGGAGGAGACGGGCCAGGGGATGGGGGCGACGCTGAACATTGCCGACCAGCGCAGGGCCTACACGCTGACCGACCGTGCGACGTACCTGGCGCTGCGGGACCGGCTTTCGCTGGCGGTAGTGTTCGAGGGAGCGGCGCCGCTGCTGAACATCTACCACGTGTACGTGGTGAACCCGGGGAAACACCGCGGGGTGAACGCTGCGCAGGCGCGGGCCTGGGCCGAGTTCCTGGTTGCGCCGGAGACGCAGCGGGTCATCGGCGAGTTCGGGAAGGACCGGTTCGGGGAGCCGCTGTTCGTGCCCGATGCCGGCAAATCGGTCGAGGACCTGGGGCGATAG
- a CDS encoding alpha/beta hydrolase, with translation MNEREFELRSRVDGFRLVGTRWEPDGPARATVVIAHGAAEHVGRYRRFATALTSAGYAVMGIDHRGHGRSAGPGGLGDFGLDGAAAFAAMAADVGQVVEAAKAAHPGRPAVLFGHSMGVGIAQRWAPEGSREIAALVLSGSSATEPPRPGEAPPVFNPNAAFEPARTPYDWLSRDPAEVDRYIADPWCGFEKQTARRERVNVFELPPAEVLAQIRPDLPVLLVAGDADPINRGLEGLRLLEARWREAGVKRIDRLFYPGGRHEMLNEINREQVTADIIGWLDRVLGAA, from the coding sequence ATGAACGAACGCGAATTCGAGCTGCGGTCGCGGGTCGACGGCTTCCGGCTGGTCGGCACGCGGTGGGAACCTGACGGACCGGCGCGGGCGACGGTGGTCATTGCGCACGGGGCTGCGGAGCACGTCGGGCGCTACCGCCGGTTCGCGACGGCGCTGACATCGGCAGGGTATGCGGTCATGGGCATCGACCACCGCGGACACGGGCGGTCGGCGGGCCCCGGCGGGCTGGGAGATTTCGGGCTCGACGGAGCCGCCGCGTTCGCGGCGATGGCCGCGGATGTCGGGCAGGTGGTGGAGGCGGCGAAGGCGGCCCACCCGGGGCGGCCGGCGGTGCTGTTCGGACACAGCATGGGCGTCGGGATTGCGCAGCGGTGGGCGCCGGAGGGCTCGCGGGAGATTGCGGCGCTGGTGCTCTCGGGGAGTTCGGCCACGGAACCGCCGCGGCCGGGGGAGGCCCCGCCGGTCTTCAACCCGAACGCCGCCTTCGAACCGGCACGGACGCCGTACGACTGGCTGAGCCGCGACCCGGCCGAGGTTGACCGGTACATCGCGGACCCGTGGTGCGGATTCGAGAAGCAGACGGCCAGGCGGGAACGGGTGAACGTGTTCGAACTGCCGCCGGCGGAGGTGCTGGCGCAGATCCGGCCGGACCTGCCGGTGCTGCTGGTGGCGGGGGATGCCGACCCGATCAACCGGGGCCTGGAAGGGTTGCGGCTGCTCGAAGCGCGGTGGCGCGAAGCAGGCGTGAAGCGGATCGACCGGCTGTTCTACCCGGGCGGCCGCCATGAGATGCTGAACGAGATTAACCGCGAGCAGGTGACGGCGGACATCATCGGCTGGCTGGACCGGGTGCTGGGCGCGGCCTGA
- the tsaD gene encoding tRNA (adenosine(37)-N6)-threonylcarbamoyltransferase complex transferase subunit TsaD has translation MKVLAIESSCDETAAAVVEDGRVPLSSIVSSQVDLHAKYGGVVPEVASRQHLLKIVPVIQEALAAANCTLDDIDAVAGTRGPGLAGSLLVGYNAARAIAFGRGLPFIGINHLEGHIYANWLVEGPEPEFPALCLVVSGGHTDLVFMRGHGQYERIGGTRDDAAGEAFDKAGRLLGLPFPGGPHIARAALEGGPSSLELPRAWLHGTFDFSFSGLKTAVLHTVREGRYPVPEIAWEFQESVVDVLAGKTARLARELGARNILVAGGVAANARLREELLRRSPVPVRIPPPKFCTDNAAMIGAVAGFRLELGERTPPDVDIFTTNDWAAV, from the coding sequence ATGAAAGTCCTCGCCATCGAATCCTCCTGCGACGAGACCGCTGCCGCCGTCGTCGAAGACGGCCGCGTGCCCCTGTCGTCCATCGTCTCTTCCCAAGTCGATCTGCACGCCAAATACGGCGGCGTTGTCCCCGAGGTCGCCAGCCGCCAGCACCTGCTGAAGATCGTCCCCGTCATCCAGGAGGCCCTCGCCGCCGCGAACTGCACCCTCGACGACATCGACGCCGTTGCCGGCACCCGCGGCCCCGGCCTCGCCGGCAGCCTCCTCGTCGGCTACAACGCCGCCCGCGCCATCGCCTTCGGCCGCGGCCTCCCCTTTATCGGGATCAACCACCTCGAAGGCCATATTTACGCCAACTGGCTCGTCGAAGGCCCGGAACCCGAGTTCCCTGCCCTCTGCCTGGTCGTCTCCGGCGGCCACACCGACCTCGTCTTCATGCGCGGCCACGGCCAGTACGAACGGATCGGCGGCACCCGCGACGACGCCGCCGGCGAGGCGTTCGATAAGGCCGGACGTCTTCTCGGGCTGCCCTTCCCCGGCGGCCCCCACATCGCCCGAGCCGCCCTCGAAGGCGGGCCCTCCTCGCTCGAACTCCCCCGCGCCTGGCTGCACGGCACCTTCGACTTTAGCTTCAGCGGCCTCAAGACGGCCGTCCTCCACACCGTCCGCGAAGGCCGCTACCCCGTGCCCGAAATCGCCTGGGAGTTCCAGGAGTCGGTCGTCGATGTCCTCGCCGGCAAGACCGCCCGCCTCGCCCGCGAACTCGGCGCCCGCAACATCCTCGTCGCCGGCGGCGTCGCCGCGAATGCGCGCCTCCGCGAAGAACTCCTCCGCCGCTCGCCGGTCCCGGTGCGTATCCCCCCGCCGAAGTTCTGCACCGACAACGCTGCCATGATCGGCGCGGTCGCCGGCTTCCGCCTCGAACTCGGCGAGCGCACCCCGCCCGACGTCGACATCTTCACGACGAACGACTGGGCCGCCGTCTGA